A genomic region of Larus michahellis unplaced genomic scaffold, bLarMic1.1 SCAFFOLD_546, whole genome shotgun sequence contains the following coding sequences:
- the NEU1 gene encoding LOW QUALITY PROTEIN: sialidase-1 (The sequence of the model RefSeq protein was modified relative to this genomic sequence to represent the inferred CDS: inserted 3 bases in 3 codons), translated as MEPRLLPALLLAMGAAAAGGGEAATPETTLLDPPETSQIPPPPRTPRSPPPFSPINPPVAPPPPQIQPRVVREQLLWVSGEGHGGVHTFRVPLVAVTPXGALVACAEGRKRSAADVGAKVIACRHSPDGGATWGPTRVAADDGWGGDGLNLGALAVAGGEVLLLFARCAHPPQGCGPPSTHLLRSRDGGRSWGPPQNLSGVLGNEVFAPGPGYGIQKRRAPGRGRLVFCGHGRXERDGVRLLLSDDGGRRWRWGGALPAIPYGAPRRPHDFTPDRPYELPDGSIAVNIRNQNFYRCRCRMVARSWDGGETLXPAAVTFQPALPDPAVAAGVLLTGDLLFFSNPAHQSLRVNLTLRWSFTNGSTWWGRGLRVWAGPSGYSSLAAPPPGPRGHAPFLYLIYEKGRSLSTETVSLATISVDAQP; from the exons ATGGAGCCGCGGCTGCTGCCGGCGCTGCTGCTGGCCatgggcgccgccgccgccggcgggggggaGGCCGCCACCCCCGAGacg accctcttGGACCCCCCAGAGACCTctcaaatcccccccccccccaggaccccccgatccccccctcctttttcccccattaacccccccgttgcccccccccccccccagatccagCCGCGGGTGGTGCGGGAGCAGCTGCTGTGGGTGAGCGGggaggggcacgggggggtccACACCTTCCGGGTGCCGCTGGTGGCCGTCACCC GGGGGGCCCTGGTGGCCTGCGCCGAGGGGCGCAAACGCTCGGCCGCCGACGTGGGGGCCAAGGTCATCGCCTGCCGCCACTCCCCCGACGGAG gcgcCACGTGGGGCCCGACGCGGGTGGCGGCGGACgacggctgggggggggacgggttGAATTTGGGGGCgctggcggtggcggggggggaggtgcTGCTGCTCTTCGCCCGCTGCGcccaccccccccagggctgcggcccccccagcacccacctcctgCGCAGCCGCGACGGGGGCAggtcctggggacccccccagaaccTCTCGGGGGTCCTGGGCAACGAGGTCTTCGCCCCCGGGCCCGGCTACGGCATCCAG aagcggcgggcgccggggcgggggcggctggTGTTCTGCGGCCACGGAC CGGAGCGGGACGGGGTCCGGCTGCTGCTGAGCGACGACGGGGGGCGGCGCTGGCgctgggggggggccctgcccgccATCCCCTACGGCGCCCCCCGACGCCCCCACGACTTCACCCCCGACAGA ccctacgAGCTGCCCGACGGCTCCATCGCCGTTAACATCCGGAACCAGAACTTTTACCGGTGCCGGTGCCGGATGGTGGCGCGGAGCTGGGACGGGGGGGAGACGT CCCCCGCCGCCGTCACCTTCCAGCCCGCGCTGCCCGACCCGGCCGTGGCCGCCGGCGTCCTCCTCACCGGGGACCTGCTCTTCTTCAGCAACCCGGCCCACCAGAGCCTgc gGGTGAACCTGACGCTGCGCTGGAGCTTCACCAACGGCAGCACGTGgtgggggcggggcctgcgcgTGTGGGCGGGGCCCAGCGGGTACTCCTCGctggcggccccgccccccgggccccgcggccACGCCCCTTTCCTCTACCTCATCTACGAGAAGGGGCGGAGCCTCTCCACCGAGACCGTCTCATTGGCCACCATCAGCGTCGACGCCCAGCCCTGA